The window GACATATTTTTGGCTTTTTGGCTAAATTCAGGTTAAGGGTAATCACCCCGTTTTTCCTGCAGTTGCCCCAGTTTTTCATCTTTCTTATTTTCACTTCGTTTGGCGATTTTCCCACTTTTTTTATGCATTTATTGTAGATTTGTGGAATCTCTTTTTTAAGTTCATTTCGGTAAAAGTCTTCCAAGGTTTTTTGGCGGCTTTTGATTTTGCTTCTTTTTGAAACCGGCAGATAAATGGTTTTGTCTTTAGCGAAGGCATTTTTAACATTGTTTTCAATCAGCTGCAGGGTGTACTCTTCGCCCCAGAGATAATGCTTTTCGCCGTTGACGTACTTTAACTTGGGGACATAATCAGTATTGGCTATTTCTTCACGCTTTTTTAATATCCAGTCCATTTTAGATTCGATGAAATTAATGATTTCCTCATCGCTTACATATTCTGGAGCGGAAACCTTAACCTCACCGTCTGGAGCGGTGACTCTGAGATAAAGGTTTTTGATGTTTTTTCTTTTTACATTGATTTCAATGCCGTTAACTATCATTAATCATGCCTCTTATTCATGACAAATTATAATAAATGAAATTAATCATTTATAGAGTTTCTATAATCTTTTGCAACATCTTCGGGAGCATATTTGAGCAGAATTTCATTTACTTGGCGCATATGATCCAATTCTTCTTTCAGATTGGCTATTTTTTCATCTTTGCTTTTGATGATTTTTCTATATCTTTCTTGCTCTATATATTCCCACATTTCTTTAAAGCCGATTTTTCCGGTCATTTCTAATCTTTCCTAAATTTCATTAATTTTTCACATTATTTAATGAATATTCGAAAATAGGAAAAACTAAATGAAGATAATCATTTAGAGTTCCTATAATCTTTTTTAACATCATCTGGAGCATATTGAAGCAAGTCTTCAATAATTTGACTCATTTCAGATATTTCTTCATCTTTGCTTTTGATGATTTTTCTAAATCTTTCTTGCTCTATATATTCCCACATTTCTTTAAAACCAACTTTTCCCATCATTTTTAATTCCCTCACAATTTCATTAATTTTTTCACCATCATCTAATAAATATGTTGTCCAGACAGCTACGCAAGTCGTTAAAATATTTAATAATGATGGTTTTGTTTTGCATTTTCGAGTAATGTCTAAAATAATGTCTACTACTTCTTCATTGCTTTTCCCGTGATTTATCACTGGAAATGAACAGACATCTAAAACATCATACGCATTTAAATGAGTATTATTTCCTATTTTGAAGTAAATATTATTTAATATTTTTGTTGATTCGATTCTTCTTGATTGAATTATATGGGTTTTCACGAAGATATCCTGATTTGAGTAGTATCCTGTAATATCGTTCTTTCCTGTGTATACTACCCATTGTTCAACGTTATAACCTTTTTCAATTAATTCAAGAAGGTATCGGGTATTTCTCAGTATTTTGAAATTGTTGTATTGTGATTGATGTTCCAGATTAATCATAATTCCATTTTCTCTGGAGTATAGTGAATCCAGTTCTGACCTTTTCAACAAATCATCAATTAAATCATTCGGTTCTCTTTTTCCAATATCATCGTAACCGGTTATATATCTTGGAAACTCTTCAACGTTATTGGAAAGAAAATGGAATACCCAATCTTGAGTGTTTCGTCTATCGTAGACATTTATTGCTTCGTCACTATTAGTATTATTGTTTTTCATAGTAATCACTCAAAAAATTCCTGTATTTTACTATTATTTTAATCATATTTAAATATTTTTAAAAATAAAGTACTATATAAGCTTTATTGTAAAAAATACATTCATTCTGAAATATTCTAATGAAAAGGTAAAATTATAATCACTTATAAGAATTATAATCACTTGTAAGAATTCTAATCAGAAATACATGATATTTAAACTTTCCCAAATTAATTCAATTTGTAAATTTATAAATATCACTTTATATCATATATATTACATTAACATCTAATGATTGTGAAGGGGTGAAAGGATTAAAAAAAGATATCTGCTCGTTGCACTGCTTATGGTTTACCTGTCATTAAGCGCGGTTTCAG is drawn from Methanobrevibacter millerae and contains these coding sequences:
- a CDS encoding M48 family metallopeptidase, yielding MIVNGIEINVKRKNIKNLYLRVTAPDGEVKVSAPEYVSDEEIINFIESKMDWILKKREEIANTDYVPKLKYVNGEKHYLWGEEYTLQLIENNVKNAFAKDKTIYLPVSKRSKIKSRQKTLEDFYRNELKKEIPQIYNKCIKKVGKSPNEVKIRKMKNWGNCRKNGVITLNLNLAKKPKICLEYVFIHELCHLIEFNHSKNFKKLMDKNCPNWAEIKKILNG